CTTGTTCGACTGGCCCTCCGCCACCAGCCGCAGGACCTCGACCTCGCGGCCCGACAGCTCGCGGAAGCCGCCCTGGTGGGCGGGGCCCCCCGGCTGGCGCCGGTGCATCCTGGCCGCGGCGCCGATGTGCGCGGCCCCGTGCCGGGTGGGCGGGCCGAGGTTGTTGCGCGTGCCGGTCACGACGTAGCCCTTGACGCCGCCGGCCAGCGCGTTGCGCACCGCGCCGATGTCGTCGGCCGCCGACAGGGCCAGCCCGTTGGGCCAGCCCGCGGCCCTGGTCTCGGACAGCAGGGTCAGCCCCGAACCGTCGGGGAGGTGGACATCGGCCACGCAGATGTCGCGCGGATTGGCGACGCGTGGCCGCGCCTCGGCGATCGACGACGCCTCGATCACATCCCGCACACCGAGGGCCCACAGGTGGCGGGTCACGGTCGAACGGACCCGGGGGTCGGCCACGACGACCATGGCGGTGGGCTTGTTGGGGCGGTAGGCGACGAGGCTTGTGGGGTGCTCAAGAAGAACAGACACCGGGCCTCCCGGGGTGGGATGGAGGAAGGGACGGATCAGACTCCTCGGGAGAAGTCGGGGCGATCCGGTATGGAAGGGTCACTGACTCCTTCGGCACGAAGCCGCACGGCCTTTAGGGAATGATCACGAACCGGTGATTCGTCATCCCGGCCGGCGCCGGGCGACCGCCGTTACGCCGGCCGGGGGCCGCGGCGCCGCGGCAGCGTCCGCACGGCGGGGCCCGCCGTCTCAGGGGGCAGCCCGGCGCACTGCGCGAGCAGGTCGCACCAGGCCAGCAGATGGGCGCCGGCGTCCCGCGCGTCCACCGGGGTCCACGACGCGCGCAACTCCAACTCGGCATGCGCCGGGCGGTCGGAGAGGCCGCCGAAGAAACTCGACCCCGCCCTGGTCACCGTGCCGCTCGCCGCCCGGTGGGCGAGGCCGCGGCCCTGGAGCGCCTCCGTCAGCCACGACCACGCCACCTCGGGCAGCAGCGGATCGGCGGCCAGCTCCGGCTCAAGGCCGGCGCGGACCAGCGTCACCACGCGGAACTCCCCGCGCCAGCCCTCGTCCCCCGCCGGGTCGTGCAGCAGCACGAAACGGCCGTCGGCCGCCTCCTCCTCGTCCCCGGCGCCGTCCGCCGCGACCGCGGCACCCAGCGCGTGCGCGAACGGCGCCAGCCGCCGCGGCGCCGGCAGCGGCGCGAAGGAGACCTCCGCGCGCGGCCGGGCGGCGGCCAGCGCGGCGACCGCCTGCCGGAACGCCGGAGGGGCTTCCTCCCCGCGGTCAGTCATGTCTGCGGACTCCTCCATCTGATCCGTGCGCGCCGCCGCCATGGCCGGTAACCCTAGGCCCTGTCGTTCGGATCTTCGCGGGGCCACGCTGCCGGCTACGGCTCCCCCAGCCTGACGGCCGGGAGGGGCCCCCGTCGCTGCGTTGTCGCATCGCGCGAGTACGTCCCCCAGCCTGACGGCTGGGAGGCGCCCCCATCCGTACGAGCTGCGATCTCCGCCTTGCGATGCACCGCATCCTGGGGGCACCTCCCAGGCCCCCGAGGGGGGGCCCGAGGGAGCGGCCGTATCCACGAAGATCCGAGCGACAGGACCTGAGCCCTGTCGTTCGGGTTCTCGCGGGGCCGCGCCGCCCGGCGCGGCCCCGGGGCGGAAGCCGGCCCGCGGCCGGGCCCCGCCGACCCGCGCCCGTACGGGCCGCGCCGCGCCGGGCGGGCCGGGCGCCGGGGGCGCACCCGCCCGTCCGGGGCGCGGGTCGCGGCGTGCGAGACTGCTGCGTGTGACAGTGACCGACTCCCCCTTCCTGCGTGCCTGCCGCCGCGAGCCGGTGCCGCACACGCCGGTGTGGTACATGCGCCAGGCCGGGCGTTCGCTCCCCGAGTACCGCAAGGTGCGCGAGGGCATTCCCATGCTCGAATCCTGCATGCGTCCTGAGCTGGTCGCGGAGATCACCCTCCAGCCGGTGCGCAGGCACGGCGTGGACGCCGCCATCTACTTCAGCGACATCGTCGTGCCGCTCAAGGCCATCGGGGTCGACCTGGACATCAAGCCAGGCGTCGGCCCGGTCGTCGACCGGCCCATCCGCAGCCGCGCCGACCTCGACCGGCTGCGCCCGCTCGAACCGGACGACGTGGCCTACGTGACCGAGGCCATCGGCCTGGCCACCGCGGAACTCGGCGACACCCCGCTGATCGGCTTCGCGGGCGCCCCGTTCACCCTCGCCAGCTACCTCGTCGAGGGCGGGCCCTCCCGCAACCACGAGCACACCAAGGCCCTCATGTACGGGGACCCCGGGCTGTGGGCCGACCTGCTCGACCGGCTCGCCGGCATCACCTCGGCGTTCCTGTCCGTGCAGATCGAGGCGGGCGCCGCCGCGGTGCAGCTGTTCGACTCGTGGGTGGGCGCGCTGTCCCCGGCCGACTACCGGCGCGCGGTCATGCCGGCCTCGGCCCGGGTGTTCGAGGCCGTCGCCGGGTACGGCGTGCCGCGCATCCACTTCGGCGTCGGCACGGGCGAACTGCTCGGGCTCCTCGGCGAGGCGGGCGCCGACGTCGTCGGCGTCGACTGGCGCGTGCCGCTCGACGAGGCGGCGCGCCGGGTCGGGCCAGGCAAGGCGCTCCAGGGCAACCTCGACCCGGCCGTCCTCTTCGCCCCCGAGGAGGCCGTGCGGGCGCAGGCCGCGCGCGTGCTCGACGCCGCCGCCGGGCTGCCGGGACACATCTTCAACCTGGGCCACGGCGTCCTGCCCGACACCGACCCCGATGCGCTCACCCGCCTGACCGCGTTCGTCCACGAGCGGACCGCGTCCGGGGTCTGAACGCCCTTCGGTGGCGCGGCGGACGTCCTCCCGCGCCACCGGCTCCTCCCCGCCCGCGCGTCCTGGCCCGACAGGCCACGCGCGGGGCGCGCCCCCGGGTCTGGAAGAGTGGACTCATGCATGTGATCGTCGTCGGCGGCGGTATCTCGGGCCTGGCCGCCGCTCACCGGCTGCTGGCGGCCGGGCTCCGTGTGACCGTGCTCGAAGGTTCCGACCGCTTCGGCGGCAAGCTGCGCTCCGGCCTCGTCGCCGGCCTCCGCGTGGACCTGGGGGCCGAGTCGATTCTCGCCCGCCGCCCCGAGGCCATCGAGCTGGCCAGGGCCGTCGGGCTCGGTGAGGCCCTGCGCCCGCCCGCCCTGACCGGCGCCGCCATCTGGACCAGAGGAGCCCTGCGGCCGATGCCGCAGGACCAGGTCATGGGCGTGCCCGCGACGGCCGCCGCCCTCACCGGCGTCCTCTCGGACACCGGGCTCGCGCAGATCGCGCGCGACACCGAACTGCCGCCCCTGGCCGTCGGCGAGGACGTCGCCGTCGGGGAGGTCGTCGCGGAACGCATGGGGCGAGAGGTCGTCGACCGCCTGGTCGAGCCGCTGCTCGGCGGCGTCTACGCGGGCGACGCCTACCGCATTTCGCTGCGCTCCGCCGTGCCCAGGCTGTACGAGGCCGCGCGCGAGCACGACTCGCTGCTGGCCGCCGTGCGCGCCGTTCAGCGGCAGTCCAAGGACCGGGCGCCGGGCGAGCCGGTGTTCACCGGCGTCGAGGGCGGCGTGGCCACGCTCGCGGAGGCCGTCGCCGAGGACTGCCGCGCCAAGGGCGCGACGCTGGAGGCCGGCGTGGCCGTGACCGGGCTGCGCCGCACCGGCCGCGGCTGGGCGGCGGCGCTGAACGACGGCAGGTCGCTGGTGGCCGACGGCGTGGTGCTCGCGGTGCCGGCCGGCGACGCGGGCCGCCTGCTGGCCGCCGAGGCACCGGCCGCCGCGGGCGAACTCGGCGCGATCGAGTACGCGTCGATGGCCATCGTCACCCTGGCCTTCCGCCGCGCCGACCTGGCCACGCTGCCGCGCGGCAGCGGCTTCCTGGTGCCGGCCGTGGACGGCCGCGTCATCAAGGCGGCCACGTTCACCAGCGGCAAGTGGGACTGGGCCGCGGCGGCCGACCCCGGCGTGTTCCTGCTGCGGGCCTCCATCGGCCGGTTCGGCGAGGAGGGGCCGCTGGCCTGGGACGACGCCGACCTGGTGCGGGCCGCGCTCGACGATCTCGCCGAGGCGGCCGGGCTGACGGGCCGGCCGGTCGGCTCGGACGTCACCCGCTGGACCCGGGCGCTGCCGCAGTACACCGTCGGGCACCACGCCCGCGTCGGGCGCGTCCGCCGCTTCCTCGGCGGGCTGCCGGGACTCGCCCTGTGCGGCGCCGCGTACGACGGCGTGGGCATCCCGGCGTGCATCGCGGGCGCGGACCTGGCCGCGGCCGAGCTGCTGCGGACCCTGCCCGCCGCCCCGCGCGAGGACGCGGGAGAATGACGGCATGACTGACGAAGCCGAGAAGTCCGTGGGCAAGCGCGCCAAGGAGCTGAACGACACCATCCGCTACACGCTGTGGTCGGTGTTCCGGCTGCGGGACGTCCTGCCGGAGGACCGGGCGGGGTTCGCGGACGAGGTGACCGAGCTCTTCGAGCAGCTGGCCGCCAAGGACGTCACGGTGCGCGGCACCTACGACGTGTCGGGGCTGCGCGCGGACGCGGACGTCATGATCTGGTGGCACGCGAGCACCGCGGACGCGCTCCAGGAGGCGTACAACCTCTTCCGCCGCACGCGGCTCGGCCGCGCCCTCGCGCCGGTGTGGTCCAACATGGCACTGCACCGCCCGGCGGAGTTCAACAAGTCGCACATCCCGGCGTTCCTCGCCGACGAGACCCCGCGCGACTACGTGAGCGTCTACCCGTTCGTTCGCTCCTACGAGTGGTATCTGCTGCCGGACGAGGACCGCCGCCGCATGCTCGCCGACCACGGCAAGATGGCCCGTGGTTACCCGGACGTGCGGGCGAACACCGTCGCGTCCTTCTCGCTCGGCGACTACGAGTGGATCCTGGCGTTCGAGGCCGACGAGCTGCACCGGATCGTCGACCTGATGCGGCACCTGCGGGGCTCGGAGGCCAGGCGCCACGTGCGCGAGGAGGTCCCGTTCTTCACCGGCCGCCGCAAGCCGGTCGCCGAGCTGGTCGCCCAGCTGGCCTGACGCGCGGACGTGCCGCCCCGGCGGGAGCCGGGGCGGCACGGTTCGACGCGTCCGCGCGACCGGTCGGTCAGCGCGGGGCGAGGGCGTAGGAGCGGATCACCGTCTGTTCGAGCGAGGTGCCGTCCTCGGTGGTCACCGCCGCCCGCAGGGACACGAACTCGGCCCCCGGCGGGTGCGCGACGCCGGCCGTGTGGCCGTCGCCTTCCGCGGTCACCCGGAGCGGCCGCCAGGTGTCGCCGTCGTCGAAGGACGCCTCCAGGGTGATGCTCTCCACCGGGGCGGGCTCGATGCCCTGCCAGCCGTCGACGACGAGGTCGAGGGCGAACGGCTCCCCGGCGGGCGCCCGGTTCGCCAGGTCGAAGTCGC
Above is a genomic segment from Streptomyces marincola containing:
- the hemE gene encoding uroporphyrinogen decarboxylase; protein product: MLRVTVTDSPFLRACRREPVPHTPVWYMRQAGRSLPEYRKVREGIPMLESCMRPELVAEITLQPVRRHGVDAAIYFSDIVVPLKAIGVDLDIKPGVGPVVDRPIRSRADLDRLRPLEPDDVAYVTEAIGLATAELGDTPLIGFAGAPFTLASYLVEGGPSRNHEHTKALMYGDPGLWADLLDRLAGITSAFLSVQIEAGAAAVQLFDSWVGALSPADYRRAVMPASARVFEAVAGYGVPRIHFGVGTGELLGLLGEAGADVVGVDWRVPLDEAARRVGPGKALQGNLDPAVLFAPEEAVRAQAARVLDAAAGLPGHIFNLGHGVLPDTDPDALTRLTAFVHERTASGV
- a CDS encoding DUF3000 domain-containing protein; this translates as MTDRGEEAPPAFRQAVAALAAARPRAEVSFAPLPAPRRLAPFAHALGAAVAADGAGDEEEAADGRFVLLHDPAGDEGWRGEFRVVTLVRAGLEPELAADPLLPEVAWSWLTEALQGRGLAHRAASGTVTRAGSSFFGGLSDRPAHAELELRASWTPVDARDAGAHLLAWCDLLAQCAGLPPETAGPAVRTLPRRRGPRPA
- the hemQ gene encoding hydrogen peroxide-dependent heme synthase, whose amino-acid sequence is MTDEAEKSVGKRAKELNDTIRYTLWSVFRLRDVLPEDRAGFADEVTELFEQLAAKDVTVRGTYDVSGLRADADVMIWWHASTADALQEAYNLFRRTRLGRALAPVWSNMALHRPAEFNKSHIPAFLADETPRDYVSVYPFVRSYEWYLLPDEDRRRMLADHGKMARGYPDVRANTVASFSLGDYEWILAFEADELHRIVDLMRHLRGSEARRHVREEVPFFTGRRKPVAELVAQLA
- the hemG gene encoding protoporphyrinogen oxidase, with the protein product MHVIVVGGGISGLAAAHRLLAAGLRVTVLEGSDRFGGKLRSGLVAGLRVDLGAESILARRPEAIELARAVGLGEALRPPALTGAAIWTRGALRPMPQDQVMGVPATAAALTGVLSDTGLAQIARDTELPPLAVGEDVAVGEVVAERMGREVVDRLVEPLLGGVYAGDAYRISLRSAVPRLYEAAREHDSLLAAVRAVQRQSKDRAPGEPVFTGVEGGVATLAEAVAEDCRAKGATLEAGVAVTGLRRTGRGWAAALNDGRSLVADGVVLAVPAGDAGRLLAAEAPAAAGELGAIEYASMAIVTLAFRRADLATLPRGSGFLVPAVDGRVIKAATFTSGKWDWAAAADPGVFLLRASIGRFGEEGPLAWDDADLVRAALDDLAEAAGLTGRPVGSDVTRWTRALPQYTVGHHARVGRVRRFLGGLPGLALCGAAYDGVGIPACIAGADLAAAELLRTLPAAPREDAGE
- a CDS encoding response regulator transcription factor is translated as MSVLLEHPTSLVAYRPNKPTAMVVVADPRVRSTVTRHLWALGVRDVIEASSIAEARPRVANPRDICVADVHLPDGSGLTLLSETRAAGWPNGLALSAADDIGAVRNALAGGVKGYVVTGTRNNLGPPTRHGAAHIGAAARMHRRQPGGPAHQGGFRELSGREVEVLRLVAEGQSNKAIGVSMGLSALTVKSHLARIARKLGTGDRAGMVAVALRTGIIH